One window of Syngnathus typhle isolate RoL2023-S1 ecotype Sweden unplaced genomic scaffold, RoL_Styp_1.0 HiC_scaffold_97, whole genome shotgun sequence genomic DNA carries:
- the LOC133148516 gene encoding uncharacterized protein LOC133148516 isoform X2, which translates to MGRKKDLSAVEKREIVQCLGQDKGTTRKISARQKRRIKRAAASMPLQTSKQIFDAACAGEVPRRSRCRILQSLAVMRKPSIRPPLNNANKQKRLQWAQDYMKTNFQTVLFTDECRATLDGPDGWSRGWLVDGHHSPTRLRRQQGGGGVMFWAGIMGRERLGPFRVPEGVKMTSIKMATNMICGKVVAMRSALRARSWICAADGTLSMHGQHNNVTVALCDGEKAYKIVLFEHLAALVTEGNSYIFLNFGVDQRGQGLLTKPASKIFMAAEVQTSPQLEEEARALVYPNSVASSPQEVVNKLPEEMVSLDGVITDMRPIRMVRQRGNHLAPFRHLTLKKDEATVKIGLWREANLVELKVGGSFVFTHLSAQATESGVMLHSTTYTDVKACNSSLIITVVGILYGEEVVDVVSDSGEVTVIKLDIWQKTFSQPPHIPQDGMPITVTRVQGDVTKIECVNECMNE; encoded by the exons atggggaggaaaaaggatctctctgctgttgagaagcgtgaaatcgttcaatgccttggacaag ataaaggcacgacgaggaagatttctgcaagacaaaaacgtcgaatcaagagggcggctgctagcatgccactacagacgagcaaacaaatattcgacgctgcatgtgccggtgaagtcccacgaaggtcgaggtgtaggatcctccagagccttgcagttatgcggaaaccctccattcggccacccctaaacaacgcgaacaagcagaaacggctgcagtgggcccaggattacatgaagactaattttcagacagtcctgttcactgatgagtgccgtgcaaccttggatggtccag atggatggagtcgtggatggttggtggacggtcaccatagcccaacaaggctgcggcgtcagcaaggaggtggcggagtcatgttttgggccggaatcatggggagagagcggcttggcccctttagggtccctgaaggcgtgaaaatgacgtctaTAAA aatggcGACAAATATGATTTGCGGGAAAGTAGTGGCAATGAGGAGTGCTCTGCGTGCAAGGAGCTGGATTTGTGCAGCTGATGGCACCTTGTCAATGCACGGCCAGcacaataatgtaactgttgccctctgtgacggcgAGAAAGCCTATAAAATAGTTCTATTTGAACACTTGGCTGccctcgtcacagagggcaacagttacatttttttaaacttcggtGTGGACCAACGGGGGCAAGGGCTCCTCACCAAACCCGCCTCAAAAATCTTCATGGCGGCCGAAGTGCAAACCAGCCCACAGCTGGAAgaagaggccagggccctggtATACCCCAACtcagtggcatcatctcctcaggaggtagtgaataaactacctgaggagatggtgtcactggatGGCGTGATAACCGAT ATGCGTCCTatccgcatggtgcgccagCGAGGGAACCACCTGGCACCATTTCGACATTTGACGCTCAAAAAA GATGAAGCCACTGTCAAAATTGGACTTTGGCGGGAGGCTAACCTCGTAGAGCTGAAGGTAGGGGGTTCCTTCGTGttcacccacctgagtgcccAGGCGACCGAGTCGGGAGTCATGCTCCACTCGACAACGTACACGGATGTAAAG gccTGCAACTCCAGCCTCATCATTACCGTCGTTGGTATActctatggggaagaggtggtggatGTTGTGTCGGATTCGGGGGAAGTGACAGTCATCAAACTTGATATCTGGCAAAAAACCTTCAGCCAGCCCCCCCATATCCCACAAGATGGGATGCCCATTACTGTCACCcgtgtgcagggtgacgtgacAAAGATtgaatgtgtgaatgaatgcatgaatgaatga
- the LOC133148516 gene encoding uncharacterized protein LOC133148516 isoform X1, whose amino-acid sequence MGRKKDLSAVEKREIVQCLGQGMQTFDISRKLKHDHRTVKTFVADSEHTRVCADKGTTRKISARQKRRIKRAAASMPLQTSKQIFDAACAGEVPRRSRCRILQSLAVMRKPSIRPPLNNANKQKRLQWAQDYMKTNFQTVLFTDECRATLDGPDGWSRGWLVDGHHSPTRLRRQQGGGGVMFWAGIMGRERLGPFRVPEGVKMTSIKMATNMICGKVVAMRSALRARSWICAADGTLSMHGQHNNVTVALCDGEKAYKIVLFEHLAALVTEGNSYIFLNFGVDQRGQGLLTKPASKIFMAAEVQTSPQLEEEARALVYPNSVASSPQEVVNKLPEEMVSLDGVITDMRPIRMVRQRGNHLAPFRHLTLKKDEATVKIGLWREANLVELKVGGSFVFTHLSAQATESGVMLHSTTYTDVKACNSSLIITVVGILYGEEVVDVVSDSGEVTVIKLDIWQKTFSQPPHIPQDGMPITVTRVQGDVTKIECVNECMNE is encoded by the exons atggggaggaaaaaggatctctctgctgttgagaagcgtgaaatcgttcaatgccttggacaaggtatgcagacattcgatatttcacgaaaacttaagcatGACCATCGAACTGTAAAgacattcgtcgctgattcggagcacacgcgggtttgtgcagataaaggcacgacgaggaagatttctgcaagacaaaaacgtcgaatcaagagggcggctgctagcatgccactacagacgagcaaacaaatattcgacgctgcatgtgccggtgaagtcccacgaaggtcgaggtgtaggatcctccagagccttgcagttatgcggaaaccctccattcggccacccctaaacaacgcgaacaagcagaaacggctgcagtgggcccaggattacatgaagactaattttcagacagtcctgttcactgatgagtgccgtgcaaccttggatggtccag atggatggagtcgtggatggttggtggacggtcaccatagcccaacaaggctgcggcgtcagcaaggaggtggcggagtcatgttttgggccggaatcatggggagagagcggcttggcccctttagggtccctgaaggcgtgaaaatgacgtctaTAAA aatggcGACAAATATGATTTGCGGGAAAGTAGTGGCAATGAGGAGTGCTCTGCGTGCAAGGAGCTGGATTTGTGCAGCTGATGGCACCTTGTCAATGCACGGCCAGcacaataatgtaactgttgccctctgtgacggcgAGAAAGCCTATAAAATAGTTCTATTTGAACACTTGGCTGccctcgtcacagagggcaacagttacatttttttaaacttcggtGTGGACCAACGGGGGCAAGGGCTCCTCACCAAACCCGCCTCAAAAATCTTCATGGCGGCCGAAGTGCAAACCAGCCCACAGCTGGAAgaagaggccagggccctggtATACCCCAACtcagtggcatcatctcctcaggaggtagtgaataaactacctgaggagatggtgtcactggatGGCGTGATAACCGAT ATGCGTCCTatccgcatggtgcgccagCGAGGGAACCACCTGGCACCATTTCGACATTTGACGCTCAAAAAA GATGAAGCCACTGTCAAAATTGGACTTTGGCGGGAGGCTAACCTCGTAGAGCTGAAGGTAGGGGGTTCCTTCGTGttcacccacctgagtgcccAGGCGACCGAGTCGGGAGTCATGCTCCACTCGACAACGTACACGGATGTAAAG gccTGCAACTCCAGCCTCATCATTACCGTCGTTGGTATActctatggggaagaggtggtggatGTTGTGTCGGATTCGGGGGAAGTGACAGTCATCAAACTTGATATCTGGCAAAAAACCTTCAGCCAGCCCCCCCATATCCCACAAGATGGGATGCCCATTACTGTCACCcgtgtgcagggtgacgtgacAAAGATtgaatgtgtgaatgaatgcatgaatgaatga
- the LOC133148516 gene encoding uncharacterized protein LOC133148516 isoform X3 produces the protein MPLQTSKQIFDAACAGEVPRRSRCRILQSLAVMRKPSIRPPLNNANKQKRLQWAQDYMKTNFQTVLFTDECRATLDGPDGWSRGWLVDGHHSPTRLRRQQGGGGVMFWAGIMGRERLGPFRVPEGVKMTSIKMATNMICGKVVAMRSALRARSWICAADGTLSMHGQHNNVTVALCDGEKAYKIVLFEHLAALVTEGNSYIFLNFGVDQRGQGLLTKPASKIFMAAEVQTSPQLEEEARALVYPNSVASSPQEVVNKLPEEMVSLDGVITDMRPIRMVRQRGNHLAPFRHLTLKKDEATVKIGLWREANLVELKVGGSFVFTHLSAQATESGVMLHSTTYTDVKACNSSLIITVVGILYGEEVVDVVSDSGEVTVIKLDIWQKTFSQPPHIPQDGMPITVTRVQGDVTKIECVNECMNE, from the exons atgccactacagacgagcaaacaaatattcgacgctgcatgtgccggtgaagtcccacgaaggtcgaggtgtaggatcctccagagccttgcagttatgcggaaaccctccattcggccacccctaaacaacgcgaacaagcagaaacggctgcagtgggcccaggattacatgaagactaattttcagacagtcctgttcactgatgagtgccgtgcaaccttggatggtccag atggatggagtcgtggatggttggtggacggtcaccatagcccaacaaggctgcggcgtcagcaaggaggtggcggagtcatgttttgggccggaatcatggggagagagcggcttggcccctttagggtccctgaaggcgtgaaaatgacgtctaTAAA aatggcGACAAATATGATTTGCGGGAAAGTAGTGGCAATGAGGAGTGCTCTGCGTGCAAGGAGCTGGATTTGTGCAGCTGATGGCACCTTGTCAATGCACGGCCAGcacaataatgtaactgttgccctctgtgacggcgAGAAAGCCTATAAAATAGTTCTATTTGAACACTTGGCTGccctcgtcacagagggcaacagttacatttttttaaacttcggtGTGGACCAACGGGGGCAAGGGCTCCTCACCAAACCCGCCTCAAAAATCTTCATGGCGGCCGAAGTGCAAACCAGCCCACAGCTGGAAgaagaggccagggccctggtATACCCCAACtcagtggcatcatctcctcaggaggtagtgaataaactacctgaggagatggtgtcactggatGGCGTGATAACCGAT ATGCGTCCTatccgcatggtgcgccagCGAGGGAACCACCTGGCACCATTTCGACATTTGACGCTCAAAAAA GATGAAGCCACTGTCAAAATTGGACTTTGGCGGGAGGCTAACCTCGTAGAGCTGAAGGTAGGGGGTTCCTTCGTGttcacccacctgagtgcccAGGCGACCGAGTCGGGAGTCATGCTCCACTCGACAACGTACACGGATGTAAAG gccTGCAACTCCAGCCTCATCATTACCGTCGTTGGTATActctatggggaagaggtggtggatGTTGTGTCGGATTCGGGGGAAGTGACAGTCATCAAACTTGATATCTGGCAAAAAACCTTCAGCCAGCCCCCCCATATCCCACAAGATGGGATGCCCATTACTGTCACCcgtgtgcagggtgacgtgacAAAGATtgaatgtgtgaatgaatgcatgaatgaatga